A single region of the Vicia villosa cultivar HV-30 ecotype Madison, WI linkage group LG4, Vvil1.0, whole genome shotgun sequence genome encodes:
- the LOC131594738 gene encoding uncharacterized protein LOC131594738, with the protein MEQIQEQMAEMRAQLTEQMNAQMAQFMEALTNVTKGQDDLRVLVENSRRVENGGHSRLFDDVSGRIDDHHDPNEFDRLGGHYNPFNQNHGFPPPPPSRLLGRRDNQNRDNLDFNVENFDQVSRHSADGAPEEAERYRLIEERLRAVEGKGVLGLDINDLGLVPGVRIPPKFKVPSFDKYNGATCPMTHVKAYYRKMSVYSEDEGFLMHFFQDSLAGASLEWYVQLERTHIHSWRDLVEAFIKHYQYNVDMAPNRTQLQSLVQGSKESFKEYAQKWRELAARVQPPMTEREMIDMFTSTLSGHYYLACSASANFSEMVRYGERVEMGLKMGKIQLGASSNSASGKKQAEGYARRKEGNADAIYGRRGSGRSNSQVNAVMIPVPQQQQQHQHGQRSGNDRYPPRTRPHRKIDPIPMTYAQVLQHLLKIEKITLRDAPNAPDTQSPNYNANARCAFHSGAAGHDTERCIALKNKVQDLLDQKVIQFTQTPNIVNNLIPTHGDSGVNAIENEGMSVVSDVGRLTLPLLSAKQYLIDNGIIPDCGIDCVNCKTQPEGCDELKSTIQKLTNEGPLQFYRKLNKRLAPIPEDLNPIKFVSGGVIQDGQVNAIVNGEEVDSDCEFDSWIRPSIPGEMPSNWTIEDVIQVAQAQECPTTTDSIGNSSAIAYYDFDNPIYQAEEEAYEDCDLPDELARLLKQEEKKAIQPHQEEIEMVNVGTKEQVREVKIGAVLENSVKQRLIVMLKEYADIFVWSYEDMPGLDTDIVVHRLPLKEDSPPVKQKLRRTRPDMSEKIKKEVEKQFDAGFLQVVNYPPWVANIVPVPKKDGKVRMCVDYRDLNRASPKDDFPLPHIDVLVDNTAPFKVFSFMDGFSGYNQIKMAPEDMEKTTFITPWGTFCYKVMPFGLKNAGATYQRAMVTLFHDMIHKEIEVYVDDMIAKSHTEEEHLVHLQKLFERLREFRLRLNPNKCTFGVRSGKLLGFVVSGKGIEVDPAKIKAIQEMPEPRTEKEVRGFLGRLNYIARFISHLTATCEPIFKLLRKDQTARWNNDCQRAFEKVKEYLQEPPILMPPVPGRPLIMYLTVLENSMGCVLGQHDESGRKEHAIYYLSKKFTDCESRYSLLEKTCCALVWAARRLRQYMLVHTTLLISKMDPIKYVFEKPALSGRVARWQMILTEYDIQYTTQKAIKGSVLADYLAHQPVEDYEPMKFEFPDEDVLYIRDCNIPGPEEGPEPGSRWTLVFDGASNALGNGVGAVITSPSGFHIPFTARICFDCTNNMAEYEACIYGIEAAIDLRIKYLKVYGDSNLVISQINGDWETRHQNLIPYREHVMRLIPYFDEITFEHISREENNLADALATLASMFKVKWANEAPNITINRLDEPAFCFEADVELDGNPWYHDIKKFLETQEYPPEASVTDKKFLRRFAAKFYLNGGVLYKRHHDGVLLRCVVKEEASKIIEEMHEGEFGTHSSGHTMAKKILRAGYYWSTMETDCHNHVRICHKCQIYADKVHVPPVPLNVLTSPWPFAMWGIDMIGEIKPTASNGHRFILVAIDYFTKWVEAASYANVTKQVITRFIKHNIICRYGIPEKIITDNGSNLNNKLMKELCESFKIKHHNSSPYRPKMNGAVEAANKNIKKIVQKMVVTYRDWHEMLPFALHGYRTSVRTSTGATPFSLVYGMEAVLPVEVEIPSLRIMKDVELDESEWVQNRLDQLNLIDEKRLAAIGHGQVYQKKMRKAFDKRVRPQSYKPGDLVLKRIILPQGDPRGKWTPTYEGPFVVQKVFSGGAMMLATMDGENFPHPVNADVVKKYFA; encoded by the exons ATGGAACAGATTCAGGAACAGATGGCTGAGATGAGAGCTCAATTGACAGAGCAGATGAATGCGCAGATGGCgcagtttatggaagcattgactaatgtgaccaaggggcAGGATGACTTGCGAGTTCTCGTTGAGAATTCCAGAAGGGTTGAGAATGGAGGACATTCGAGGCTGTTTGACGATGTGTCTGGCAGGATTGATGATCATCACGATCCGAATGAGTTTGACCGCTTGGGAgggcactataatcctttcaatcagaATCATgggtttccacctccacctccgtctcgtctgttgggaaggagagataatcagaaccgtgataatttggatttcaatgttgaGAACTTTGACCAGGTATCGAGGCATAGTGCTGATGGTGCACCTGAAGAAGCTGAGAGGTATCGTCTGATTGAAGAACGTCTCAGAGCTGTCgaaggcaaaggggtgttaggcctggatatcaatgacttgggaCTGGTTCCTGGTGTGAGGATTCCACCGAAATTCAAAGTGCCATCTTTTGACAAGTACAATGGAGCGACTTGTCCCATGACTCATGTCAAAGCATACTATCGCAAGATGTCAGTTTATTCGGAGGATGAGGGTTTtctaatgcatttcttccaggatagcttGGCTGGGGCTTCCTTGGAGTGGTATGTTCAACTCGAACGCACTCATATtcattcttggagagatcttgtggaggctttCATTAAGCACTATCAGTACAATGTTGACATGGCGCCTAATCGAACTCAGTTGCAGAGTTTGGTTCAAGGAtctaaagaatctttcaaagagtacgcgCAGAAATGGCGCGAGTTAGCCGCAAGAGTTCAGCCACCGATGACTGAGCGTGAGATGATTGACATGTTCACCAGTACTTTGTCTGGACACTATTACTTGGCCTGTAGTGCTTCAGCCAACTTTtctgaaatggtgagatatggcgaacgtgttgagatgggtctaaagatggggaaaattcagTTGGGAGCTTCTTCTAATTCTGCTAGTGGTAAGAAGCAAGCTGAGGGTTATGCCAGAAGGAAGGAAGGTAATGCGGATGCCATATATGGAAGGAGGGGTTCGGGGAGAAGCAATTCACAGGTTAATGCTGTCATGATCCCAGTgccgcagcaacaacaacaacatcaacatggaCAACGTTCCGGTAATGATCGTTATCCTCCCAGGACTAGGCCTCACAGAAAGATTGatccgattcctatgacctatgctCAGGTGCTGCAACATTTGCTTAAGATTGAGaagattactttgagagatgctccgaATGCTCCGGACACACAATCTCCGAATTACAATGCAAACGCACGATGTGCTTTCCACTCAGGTGCcgctggtcatgatacagagaggTGTATTGCATTGAAGAACAAAGTACAAGACTTGTTGGACCAGAAAGTTATTCAGTTTACTCAGACGCCTAATATTGTCAACAATCTGATACCTACTCACGGAGACTCGGGCGTGAATGCTATTGAGAATGAAGGTATGAGTGTAGTGTCTGATGTGGGCCGTTTGACTTTGCCGTTGCTATCCGCGAAGCAGTATCTGATTGATAATGGAATAATCCCGGATTGTGGAATTGATTGTGTGAATTGTAAAACTCAACCTGAAGGCTGTGATGAATTGAAGAGCACGATTCAGAAATTGACGAATGAGGGTCCTTTGCAATTTTATCGAAAGTTGAACAAGAGGCTTGCGCCTATACCGGAAGATCTCAACCCGATCAAGTTCGTGAGTGGGGGTGTCATTCAAGATGGTCAGGTTAATGCCATTGTCAATGGCGAAGAGGTGGATAGTGATTGTGAATTTGATAGCTGGATccgtccaagtattcctggagaGATGCCTAGCAACTGGACGAttgaagatgtcatccaagtggcacaagctcagga atgtcccactaccacggattccattggtaacagttccgctattgcttattatgattttgacaatccgatctaccaagccgaggaggaagcttatgaagattgtgatctccccgatgagttggccagattgttgaaacaggaagaaaagaaagcgattcagccgcatcaggaggaaattgagatggtaaatgttggcactaaagagcaagtccgagaagtcaagataggggctgtgcttgagaatagtgtgaagcagaggcttattgttatgttgaaagagtatgcggatatctttgtttggtcctatgaggatatgcctggtcttgatacagatattgtggtacaccgcctgcctctcaaggaagatagtcctcctgtcaagcagaagcttcgaaggactcgcccagatatgtctgagaaaattaagaaagaggttgagaaacagtttgatgctggctttctgcaagttgtgaattacccgccgtgggttgcgaatattgttcctgtacctaagaaggacggaaaggtcaggatgtgtgttgattacagagatctgaatagggcgagtccgaaagatgattttcctcttccccatattgatgtgttggtggataatactgctcctttcaaagtgttttccttcatggatggcttctctgggtacaatcagatcaagatggcaccagaagacatggagaaaacaacgtttatcacaccgtggggaactttctgctataaagttatgccttttgggttgaaaaacgcaggggcaacgtatcagcgtgccatggtgactctttttcacgacatgattcacaaagagattgaagtgtatgtcgacgacatgattgcaaagtctcacactgaagaagagcacttggtccatttgcagaagttgtttgaaaggcttcgggaattcagactgaggttgaatccaaacaaatgcactttcggagtgcgatccggaaagttgttgggctttgttgtcagtggaaaaggtattgaggtcgaccctgcaaaaataaaagctatacaagagatgcctgagccgagaacagaaaaagaggttcgtggtttcttagggagattgaactacattgctagattcatctctcatcttacggccacttgtgaaccaatttTCAAgttactaagaaaagatcagacggccaggtggaataatgattgtcaaagagcatttgaaaaagtgaaagagtatctgcaggaacctccgatactaatgcctccagttccaggaaggcctttgattatgtacctcacagttcttgaaaattcaatgggatgtgtgctgggtcaacatgacgagtctggccgaaaagagcatgcaatatactaccttagcaaaaagtttaccgactgtgaatcccgatactcactgctcgagaaaacttgctgtgctttggtgtgggctgctcgccggctgaggcagtatatgttggttcacaccaccttgttgatttccaagatggatcctatcaagtatgtttttgagaagcccgctctttccggaagagtagccaggtggcaaatgatcttgactgaaTATGACATCCAATATACTActcagaaagccatcaaaggtagtgtgttggcagattatcttgcgcatcagccagtcgaagattatgaaccgatgaagtttgaattccccgatgaggatgttctgtacatcagagattgtaacattcccggaccggaggaaggacccgaaccaggatcgcgatggacgctcgtgttcgatggtgcctctaatgcactcgggaatggtgttggagctgtaattacttctccatcaggttttcatattccgtttacagccagaatctgttttgattgcactaataacatggctgagtatgaagcttgcatctatggcatcgaagctgcgatcgatttgcgaatcaagtacttgaaggtttatggggattccaatcttgtcattagccagatcaatggagattgggaaactcgccatcagaatttgattccatacagagagcatgtgatgagactcattccgtattttgatgagatcacattcgagcatatttctagagaagagaacaatcttgctgatgctctcgctactttggcttccatgttcaaagtgaaatgggccaatgaagcgcctaacatcaccatcaatAGGTTGGATGAGCCGGCATtctgctttgaggctgatgttgaacTGGATGGAaatccctggtatcatgatataaaaaagttcctcgaaactcaagagtatcctcccgaagcatcggtgactgataagaagtttctgagaaggttcgcagctaagttttacctcaacggtggggtgttgtacaagaggcatcatgacggtgtgttgctccgatgtgttgtgaaggaagaagcttcgaaaatcatagaggaaatgcacgaaggtgagtttggtacccattcaagtgggcatacaatggctaagaagatcttgagggctggttactattggtccactatggaaactgattgtcataaccatgtcagaatttgtcacaagtgccagatttatgctgacaaagtgcacgtgccgcctgtgcctttgaatgttttgacttctccgtggccttttgcaatgtggggcattgatatgattggagagattaagcctactgcttctaatggacatcgcttcattttggttgccatcgattacttcaccaagtgggttgaagccgcatcttatgcgaatgtcaccaagcaagtgattactcgttttatcaagcacaacataatatgccgttatgggattcctgagaagatcattactgataatggatcaaatctcaataacaagttgatgaaggagctttgtgagtccttcaagatcaagcatcacaattcttctccgtatcgtccaaagatgaatggcgctgttgaagcggccaataaaaacattaagaagattgtgcagaagatggtagtgacctaccgagattggcacgagatgctccctttcgctttgcatggttatcgcacctctgtgcgtacatcgactggggcaactcctttctcacttgtttatggtatggaagcggtattgcctgttgaagttgagattccttccctgaggatcatgaaagacgtcgagcttgacgagtcagaatgggtgcAGAATCGATTGGATCAGTTGAATCTCATTGATGAGAAGCGTTTAGCGGCCATTGGTCATGGTCAagtgtaccaaaagaagatgagaaaagcttttgacaagcgagtgcgaccccaaagctacaaaccaggtgacctggtactcaaaagaatcatcCTTCCTCAGGGTGATccacgaggcaagtggactccgacgtatgaaggcccctttgttgtgcagaaagtgttctctggcggcgccatgatgcttgcaactatggatggcgagaactttccgcaccctgtgaacgcggatgtagtcaaaaaatacttcgcatag
- the LOC131594739 gene encoding uncharacterized protein LOC131594739, protein MYNNKHLHVIFSGIFRSSPKLKMDIPTDTVKERTRHTRAYKIPDIDVSGVIGLSSRLEGEVLRDFNHDYGNLLSILKTSFDPMALITLLQFYDPQLRCFTFQDYQLVPTLEEFSYILNIRITDDVPFIRVPEVVRFEKIAEALHMGIKEVERNWKSSGGVSGFYLCFLISRAEDAAKKEQWVDFSRLLAIMIYGIVLFPSRENFVSLAAICVFMNKNPVPTLLADAYFSIHSRGKKGGYVVGSCLPLLYQWFMLHLPVRGPFVLKKSSLKWSDRIVNLTSYDIRWNYCVGKVWSIITSCGRYPNVPLMGTKGCISYNPTLAYRQLGYAMERAQDDVEASESVYFADGEDPLELEKIAYAWTKVHKRDQNTLSKKVPIAMGPYRKWVEARVANLLLPFARSYPLYEQPPVVLSDTVAAELYMQTEADNIKLRAKDNEVGLERYFQDREKAELARKLKHAQGEGSSMTRAQRRSHDLMEESLYRKQQECAKLRRSESNSKRRMQDSEKQLMEEEAKSARLEEELATLRSQRRGDGGAHSVVRRS, encoded by the coding sequence atgtataataataagcatttgcatgtcatattTTCAGGGATATTCAGGAGTTCACCCAAGTTGAAGATGGACATTCCCACTGATACTGTCAAAGAGCGTACAAGGCACACCAGAGCTTATAAGATTCCGGATATTGATGTTTCGGGGGTGATTGGTTTGAGTTCTCGGTTGGAAGGGGAGGTTCTTCGTGACTTCAATCATGACTATGGCAATTTGCTCTCCATCCTCAAGACATCTTTCGATCCAATGGCTTTGATCACCCTGTTGCAGTTCTATGATCCACAGTTGAGGTGTTTTACGTTTCAGGACTATCAACTGGTGCCAACACTCGAGGAGTTTTCTTACATACTCAACATCCGAATCACTGATGATGTACCTTTCATTCGAGTTCCCGAGGTTGTGAGATTTGAAAAAATAGCTGAAGCTCTTCACATGGGTATAAAGGAGGTGGAAAGAAATTGGAAGTCATCGGGCGGTGTTTCTGGTTTCTACCTTTGCTTTTTGATCAGTAGGGCTGAGGATGCGGCGAAGAAGGAGCAGTGGGTTGATTTTAGTCGTTTGCTTGCTATCATGATTTATGGTATTGTTTTATTCCCTTCAAGAGAAAACTTTGTGAGTTTGGCGGCGATTTGTGTCTTTATGAACAAAAACCCCGTGCCAACGTTGCTTGCGGACGCTTATTTTTCGATCCATTCGAGAGGTAAGAAGGGAGGATATGTTGTTGGTTCTTGTCTTCCGTTGTTGTATCAGTGGTTCATGTTGCATTTGCCGGTGAGAGGACCTTttgtgctcaagaagagttctcttAAGTGGTCAGATAGGATTGTTAACCTCACATCTTATGATATCAGGTGGAACTATTGTGTGGGGAAGGTTTGGAGCATTATCACTAGTTGCGGTCGATATCCCAACGTTCCTCTCATGGGAACCAAAGGTTGCATTAGTTACAACCCCACACTCGCTTATCGTCAATTGGGATATGCAATGGAAAGGGCTCAGGATGATGTAGAAGCATCTGAATCAGTGTACTTTGCTGATGGTGAAGATCCCCTGGAGCTAGAGAAGATAGCGTATGCTTGGACCAAAGTTCACAAAAGAGATCAGAATACTTTGAGCAAGAAAGTTCCTATTGCCATGGGTCCTTACCGAAAGTGGGTTGAAGCAAGAGTGGCAAATCTGTTGTTGCCATTTGCGAGGTCATATCCATTGTATGAGCAACCTCCCGTGGTTTTATCTGATACCGTTGCGGCTGAACTCTATATGCAAACTGAAGCAGACAACATCAAACTAAGAGCAAAGGACAATGAGGTTGGCTTGGAGAGGTATTTTCAAGATCGCGAAAAGGCGGAATTGGCTCGTAAGCTCAAGCATGCGCAAGGTGAAGGTTCAAGCATGACGCGTGCCCAAAGGCGATCTCATGACTTGATGGAAGAAAGCTTGTACCGAAAACAGCAGGAATGTGCGAAGTTGCGAAGGTCCGAAAGCAATAGCAAGAGAAGGATGCAGGACTCAGAAAAACAATTGATGGAAGAGGAAGCCAAGTCAGCTCGACTTGAAGAAGAGCTTGCAACCCTCCGGTCCCAGCGGAGAGGAGATGGAGGAGCTCATTCTGTTGTCAGACGATCCTAA